CCTTGTATATCTTGTCTACGTCCTGTATGTTGTACATATAGAGGAAATCCTCCAATGAACCGCGTACAATATCCGCATATTCAAGATTCTCAATAATGGTTGGAGCCAGTCTGATGGCTTCGTTCTTATGAGAAGAGCGGAAATTCGGGTCGTAATAGATGATGGCTTTCTTTTCCCGTGCCTGATCGAGTAATTCGAGAATCTTTTCCCGCAGTACCGGATTCAGTGCATAATACGACCCCACCATCACAATGTCATCTTCCTCTAATTTAGGGAATAGGACGTCCAGGCGTTGCTTGGGATAGTCCTTGTAAAATATATATTCTGCATCGCTTTGCTCGTTGAGAAAAGCCAGAGATACTGGTGATTTACCGTCCGGGAATACGTTGACATGATCGGTTGGAATATTATTCTCACGCATAAACTGCAGGATAATATTGCCTACACGGTCATTCCCGGTTTCACTGATGAAACCGACGTTTACTCCCATTCGTCCCAATGAGACGATGCCATTGAATACAGAGCCTCCCGGTACGGCTGCGGAAGGCTGGTCGCCTCGAAAGATGATGTCGAGGATTGTCTCTCCGATACCGATTACTTTTCGCATAGTGATCTTGATTTTTCTCCCAGATAACCACCATGATGGCGTTTTGAATATTCGGCGATCGTGAATCCTGTTTCTTTCATGGTTTGCACCACCAATATATCTCCGATCACTGTCATGGCAGTGGTAGAGGTAGTAGGAGTCATGCCTAACACACAGACTTCAGCCGGCCTACCGGTACTAAGGCAAACATCCGACTCTTTTGCCAACGGACTGTCCGGATTACCAGTAATAACAATAAACTTCAAGTCCGGATCCAGATTATGAGCCAGACGGGTTAATTCCACAATTTCCCGTGTCTTGCCCGAGTTGGAGATCAACAGGAGTAAATCATTTCTTTGTAAAATACCCAAGTCCCCGTGTTGCGCTTCGCTGGGGTGCAGAAAGACGGATGGAATACCGGTGGAACAAAAAGTTGTAGCAATGTTCATGGCAATCTGTCCGGCTTTTCCCATACCGGAAGTTACCAGTTTTCCCTTTTTCTGATGTATTTGTTCTACAATCAGTTTCACTGCTTTTTCATAAGCGTCTGTTACAGGGATGTTGAGCACAGCTTGTGCTTCCTGTTGCAAAAGTTGTTTGATGGAGTCTATCATATAATCAGTTTATTTTTTCTTTTAATTCGTTCAATGTGTTTGCTACTTCGTAATAGGTTGAGAATGGTTGCCGTGCAAACCCTTTATCCTCCAGGGTGTGGAGTGCTTTCAATAGTTCGTCATAGAAACCATATTCGTTGTAGAAGATGACCTTCTTCCGGTGATAGCCGATAGAAGCAGCGGCTATTACATGGAAAATCTCATCGAGCGTACCAACGCCTCCGGGTAGTGCGACTAGCACCTCCGACTTCTCCGTTATGATGTCTTTGCGGTCACTCAAATTGCGGGTGTGAATTTCTTCGTCTAACAGAGTGCTTACTTTGCCGTTCTCCTCCAGTTTGGCGGGAACAACTCCGATGACCTTGCCGCCGTTTTCTTTCACGGCGCGGGCGATACATTCCATCAGTCCGAGGCTGGCACCTCCATATATCAAGGTTTTGCCTTTCTGCCCCATCCATTCTCCTATTTGGCGGGCACTTTCGAAGTACATTTTGTCAATGTTTTCGGAGGCGGAACAGAATATTCCTATTTTTTCCATATACGTTGTTGCTGTTATAGTCCACAAATATCTGCAATTTTCTATAAACAGCAATAAGTTTTATTGTATTTTTGTGGCATTAATTCAATAAGGAAGTAGAAAACAATGCATTGCAACGAATATACATTGCCAAATGGCTTACGTATTATCCATGAACCGACCCTCTCAAAAGTAGCTTATTGTGGTTTTGCGATCGATGCCGGAACGCGCGATGAGGCGGAGAATGAGCAGGGAATGGCCCATTTTGTGGAACACCTGATTTTTAAGGGAACGGAGAAGCGGAAAGCCTGGCATATCCTCAACCGGATGGAGAATGTGGGTGGCGACCTGAATGCTTACACTAATAAGGAAGAAACGGTGGTCTATGCCGCTTTCCTGAAAGAACATCTGGAACGGGCGCTTGAACTGTTGGGGGATATTGTATTTCATTCAACTTTTCCGCAGCATGAGATAGAAAAAGAAACGGAGGTCATTATTGATGAAATCCAGTCGTATGAGGATACTCCGTCGGAACTGATCTTCGATGATTTTGAGGATATGATCTTCCGCAATCATCCATTGGGAAGAAACATTCTTGGTAAACCGGAGCTGCTGCGGAGTTTTCGCACAGAGGATGTTCTGTCGTTTACCCGCCGGTTTTACCAACCGGGGAATATGGTGTTTTTTGTTCAGGGACAATATGAATTCAAAAGAATCATCCGCCTGGTAGAGAAATACCTCTTGGATATTCCTGATGTAAGAGTAGAGAATCGTCGTACACCTCCGCCTCTTTATGTGCCGGAACATCTGACGGTTTCCAAAGACACACACCAGGCACATGTAATGATGGGTAGTCGTGGCTATAATGCGTATGACGACAAACGAACGGCTCTCTATTTATTGAACAATATCCTCGGAGGTCCCGGGATGAATAGCAAACTCAATGTGTCTCTTCGTGAGCGTAGAGGGCTGGTTTATAATGTCGAATCCAATCTGACCTCTTACACGGATACAGGGGCTTTCTGTATTTATTTCGGGACAGATGTGGATGATATGGACACCTGTTTGAAACTGACCTATAAGGAACTGAAGCGGATGCGTGATGTGAAAATGACTTCCTCCCAGTTGGCAGCAGCGAAAAAGCAGTTGATCGGACAAATCGGAGTGGCATCTGATAACTTTGAGAATAATGCGCTGGGAATGGCGAAAACATACCTTCATTATCATAAATATGAATCATCCGAGTTTGTTTTTAGGCGTATTGAAGAGTTAACAGCAGAGCAATTACTGGAGGTTGCCAATGAAATGTTTGCAGAAGAGTATTTATCAACGCTGATTTATAAGTAGCTTTTTTGATACAGCTACGATATACTGGAATAAACTATTAATATTAAACTGATCATGAGAAACTTAACACGAAATGTATGGATTTGCTTGGGTCTGATAATGTTTCCCCTTACAACATTCGGACAGCAGAAGAACAATTTTACCTATGTGCCCGCCCAAGAGCTTTTACTGGTAGGAAAAGCGACTACCGAAGGCGAATATTTCCACCGGGTAGACACTGCAAAGTATTGTATGATGCCTCCTGCGGCAAAGAAGCTATTCACTAACTCTGCAGGTTTGGCTATTTCCTTCACAACGGACAGCCCGGTGATAAAAGCTAAATGGACTGTTTCTGGCAATTACCAATTGCCAAACTTGACCGGGATAGCCCAGAAAGGCTTGGATTTGTATATCAAACGCGATGGGAAATGGCAATTTGCCGGAGTAGGGATGCCGGGTGGCGTAACTACGGAAAGAGTGATTGTTGATAATATGGGAACCGAAGAGAAAGAATGTTTGTTATATCTGCCTTTATATGATGAGTTGAAGAGTCTGGAGATAGGCGTTTCTTCTGATGCTCACATACGTAAAGGAGAAAATCCGTTCAAAGAAAAGATAGTGGTATACGGGTCCAGCATTTTGCAGGGAGCATCTGCCAGTCGTCCCGGGATGGCTTATCCGGCTCGTTTGTCCCGTAGCAGCGGATATAATTTTATCAATTTAGGATTGAGCGGAAACGGCAAGATGGAGAAAGAAGTTGCCGAGATGTTGGCGGATATTGATGCGGACGCTTTCATCTTGGATTGTATTCCTAATCCTTCTCCCAAAGAGATAACCGACCGGACTGTTGACTTTGTAATGACCTTGCGGGAAAAACATCCGGATACACCTATTATTGTGATACAGACATTGATACGCGAAACGGGAAACTTTAATCAGAAAGCCCGTGAGAATGTAAAGCAACAGAACGAGGCCGTCGCCGAACAAGTAGAAGTACTGCGTAAAAAAGGCGTAAAGAACCTGTATTTCATCAAAGAAGACCGCTTCTTGGGAACAGATCACGAGGGGACTGTAGATGGGACCCATCCGAATGACTTGGGATTCGACCGGATGTTGAAGAAGTATAAGCCGGCTATCAGTAAGATTCTGAAGATTAAGTTCAAGGCTGAACAATAAGGATGAAAGATCATAATGGAGACAGATAGCCAAAGAAATAAAGGTCAATTCATGGGGGTGAATTGACCTTTTTCTTTTATTAAGATGTTAAGTTGCTGTTGGTGGCTCACCCGATAAACATAGGGGGGCCTAAGCATATGGTTTTGTAAGTCTGAACAGAAAGAACCTGATATCCGTCACCCCTCTCAGAGACGCCCTGAATGCTTTGATTTTTGCGTTGAACGATTCAGCGAAGGCATTTGCGGCTCTGTCAACAAAGAAATTCAAGCCGGCAGAAGGGGGCAGCCCGAAAATCCTGTGGGCGGTTCATGCTTCAATGCAGTCAACAATCACCGGCGGGAGAAAGTTTTCCGACAGACGCCCCGTTCTGTTAACGGATGCAAACGCAATAGAAGAGAGTTTGTCCGCATTTTGGAAAACGCAACAAGCCATCCGTTGGTTTGCATCATTTAACAATTAAGCGTCAAATTCCGTTTTATCCTCGCTTCATGAAGCATTCATTTTCGTTTCTTCACGGATATTAAGTAAATATTTATTCAATTTTAGAACGAAGAGGGAACGAAGGGGGAACGAAGGGGAAACGAAGGGGATACGAAGAAGTGACGAAAAAGCAGCGGACAAGCGAGGAAAAGACAAAAAATCAGAATCTTCGGGAAGGCTCCGGAAGGAGCTTGTTTTTTCGTTTTTTTATCAGTCTGTTAACCAAGATTAAGCGTCCGGAGTGAACCGCCGAATGGAAAACCTTGGGTACGGATGTTGCAGGAATTCATCATACAATAATAGGTCTTCCGGAGATACATCGCTTTCCTGGTTCTCGCAATACTCCATAAAGTCCTCGAATTGCAGTTCGTTGACTTGTTTGCGGAAATAATCGATTACTTGATGTTTGGCAATAGTGAAAATAAAGGCTTGGAGGTTACCGAAACTATTCAGTTGACTACGGTTGTCCCATAGCCGTAGAGAGGTATCTTCCTGTAATAGAAGTAGGTCAGGCAAATATAATGAATTGTTTCAAGACAAAGAGGAATGGTGGTTGATTTTGTTTAAAAATGAATAGAAAACAAAGCGAATGTATTGTTTGTGCATTATCAGGAACTTATATAATTAAACTTTTCTTATAATTTCTTCTTTATTGATATTCGCGGCTGCTTGTATAGAGATTGCGAAACTTCAGTAAATAAATGGTTGGCAGGTTTGCTTTCATTACCGGAATTCGTATTTTTGTAACAAATACGTGTTTGATAACAATTGAATAGCAAAAATAATATGTTGGTGACGGGCAGAAAACTCCCTATCGGGATTCAGACTTTCGAGGATATCCGCAACGATGGATACTTGTATGTGGATAAGACAGCATTGATGTGGACCATGGCGAATACAGGCAAGCCTTTTTTCTTGAGCCGTCCGCGCCGGTTTGGAAAGAGTTTGCTGATTTCTACGTTCGAAGCGTACTTTAAGGGACGGCGTGAGCTTTTTACCGGACTCGATGTGGAGAAATTAGAAACAAAATGGGAGGTGCATCCTGTGTTGCATATTGATTTGAATGCCGAGAAATATGATTCGCCCGATAGGTTGGATGCTATTTTAAGTAATCAGTTGACCCAGTGGGAAGCCATCTATGGTGTGGGAGATGATGAAACTACTTTATCCTCCCGTTTTTGGGGCATCATCCGTCGTGCTTCCGAACAAACGGGTAAAGGAGTGGTGGTATTGGTGGACGAGTATGACAAACCATTATTGCAGGCTATTCAGAACGAACCGCTTCTCGATTCTTACCGTTCTACTCTGAAAGCTTTCTACGGGGTACTGAAAAGTGCAGATCGCTATCTCCGTTTTGCGTTCCTGACGGGTGTTACCAAATTCTCGCAGGTCAGCGTGTTCAGTGACTTGAACCAGTTGATTGATATCAGCATGAATTATGATTTCTCTACTATTTGCGGCATTACCCATGAGGAGCTTCTCGCTAACTTTGAACCGGAGATCGAGGCGCTATCGCAGGCGAATGGCATCGACAAGCAAGAAGTCGTGGATACAATGACCCGGCAATATGATGGTTATCACTTTCATCCCAATGGCGGGGGAGTGTTCAATCCGTTTAGCGTTCTGAATGCTTTTTTCAGTAAAGAGTTTAGCAATTATTGGTTTCAAACCGGAACTCCTACCTTTCTTGTAGAGCTGTTGAAGGAGAGCGACTATGATCTCCGTTTGTTGATGGATGGTATAGAAACAGCGGTTTCCGCTTTCACCGAATATCGTGCAGATAAGAAAAACCCGATCCCATTGATTTATCAGAGTGGCTATCTGACCATTAAGGACTATGACAGA
The Bacteroides caecimuris DNA segment above includes these coding regions:
- a CDS encoding ATP-binding protein; translation: MLVTGRKLPIGIQTFEDIRNDGYLYVDKTALMWTMANTGKPFFLSRPRRFGKSLLISTFEAYFKGRRELFTGLDVEKLETKWEVHPVLHIDLNAEKYDSPDRLDAILSNQLTQWEAIYGVGDDETTLSSRFWGIIRRASEQTGKGVVVLVDEYDKPLLQAIQNEPLLDSYRSTLKAFYGVLKSADRYLRFAFLTGVTKFSQVSVFSDLNQLIDISMNYDFSTICGITHEELLANFEPEIEALSQANGIDKQEVVDTMTRQYDGYHFHPNGGGVFNPFSVLNAFFSKEFSNYWFQTGTPTFLVELLKESDYDLRLLMDGIETAVSAFTEYRADKKNPIPLIYQSGYLTIKDYDRRFKMYRLGFPNDEVRYGFLNFLVPFYTSVTDDERSFYIGKFINELENGNADAFMRRFEAFFADFPYELNDQTERHYQVVIYLIFKLMGQFTQAEVHSSRGRADAVVRTPKFIYVFEFKLNGTAGQAMQQIDEKGYALPYAVEGRQVIKVGVEFSAEKRNVERWVVA
- a CDS encoding M16 family metallopeptidase, which gives rise to MHCNEYTLPNGLRIIHEPTLSKVAYCGFAIDAGTRDEAENEQGMAHFVEHLIFKGTEKRKAWHILNRMENVGGDLNAYTNKEETVVYAAFLKEHLERALELLGDIVFHSTFPQHEIEKETEVIIDEIQSYEDTPSELIFDDFEDMIFRNHPLGRNILGKPELLRSFRTEDVLSFTRRFYQPGNMVFFVQGQYEFKRIIRLVEKYLLDIPDVRVENRRTPPPLYVPEHLTVSKDTHQAHVMMGSRGYNAYDDKRTALYLLNNILGGPGMNSKLNVSLRERRGLVYNVESNLTSYTDTGAFCIYFGTDVDDMDTCLKLTYKELKRMRDVKMTSSQLAAAKKQLIGQIGVASDNFENNALGMAKTYLHYHKYESSEFVFRRIEELTAEQLLEVANEMFAEEYLSTLIYK
- a CDS encoding carbohydrate kinase family protein gives rise to the protein MRKVIGIGETILDIIFRGDQPSAAVPGGSVFNGIVSLGRMGVNVGFISETGNDRVGNIILQFMRENNIPTDHVNVFPDGKSPVSLAFLNEQSDAEYIFYKDYPKQRLDVLFPKLEEDDIVMVGSYYALNPVLREKILELLDQAREKKAIIYYDPNFRSSHKNEAIRLAPTIIENLEYADIVRGSLEDFLYMYNIQDVDKIYKDKIKFYCPRFICTAGGEKVALRTNLVNKDYPVEPLQAVSTIGAGDNFNAGLIYGLLKYDVRYRDLNNLNEDIWDKIIQCGKDFAAEVCGSFSNSVSVEFAKKYR
- a CDS encoding SGNH/GDSL hydrolase family protein; translation: MRNLTRNVWICLGLIMFPLTTFGQQKNNFTYVPAQELLLVGKATTEGEYFHRVDTAKYCMMPPAAKKLFTNSAGLAISFTTDSPVIKAKWTVSGNYQLPNLTGIAQKGLDLYIKRDGKWQFAGVGMPGGVTTERVIVDNMGTEEKECLLYLPLYDELKSLEIGVSSDAHIRKGENPFKEKIVVYGSSILQGASASRPGMAYPARLSRSSGYNFINLGLSGNGKMEKEVAEMLADIDADAFILDCIPNPSPKEITDRTVDFVMTLREKHPDTPIIVIQTLIRETGNFNQKARENVKQQNEAVAEQVEVLRKKGVKNLYFIKEDRFLGTDHEGTVDGTHPNDLGFDRMLKKYKPAISKILKIKFKAEQ
- a CDS encoding TIGR00730 family Rossman fold protein, whose amino-acid sequence is MEKIGIFCSASENIDKMYFESARQIGEWMGQKGKTLIYGGASLGLMECIARAVKENGGKVIGVVPAKLEENGKVSTLLDEEIHTRNLSDRKDIITEKSEVLVALPGGVGTLDEIFHVIAAASIGYHRKKVIFYNEYGFYDELLKALHTLEDKGFARQPFSTYYEVANTLNELKEKIN
- a CDS encoding SIS domain-containing protein; its protein translation is MIDSIKQLLQQEAQAVLNIPVTDAYEKAVKLIVEQIHQKKGKLVTSGMGKAGQIAMNIATTFCSTGIPSVFLHPSEAQHGDLGILQRNDLLLLISNSGKTREIVELTRLAHNLDPDLKFIVITGNPDSPLAKESDVCLSTGRPAEVCVLGMTPTTSTTAMTVIGDILVVQTMKETGFTIAEYSKRHHGGYLGEKSRSLCEK